One part of the Bacteroidota bacterium genome encodes these proteins:
- a CDS encoding glycosyltransferase — protein sequence MAQSNTLIFIPTYNEVENVERIFREIKSFNLGADILFLDDNSPDGTGKLIDELVEKNKDTFVIHRAGKFGIGSAHQEGIKLAYDKNYEILITMDCDFTHSPSYIINFIRHSDSADIVVGSRYMKKHSLATWNVFRKFLTNLGHFLTVNLLDMPYDASGAFRLYCLKRIDRKLFSLIQSNGYSFFFESLFILHFNRKKVAEIPIELPARTYGTSKMNYKDVWKSFVFLSQLFFRKSFDKKSLYTP from the coding sequence ATGGCTCAAAGTAATACACTCATATTTATTCCCACTTATAACGAAGTGGAAAACGTTGAACGGATTTTTCGCGAGATAAAATCTTTTAATCTTGGTGCAGATATTTTATTTTTGGATGATAATTCCCCGGATGGAACCGGAAAGCTGATTGATGAGTTGGTTGAAAAAAACAAAGATACATTTGTAATTCACCGTGCAGGAAAATTTGGAATCGGAAGCGCGCATCAGGAAGGGATAAAATTGGCGTATGATAAAAATTATGAAATATTAATTACGATGGATTGTGACTTTACCCATTCGCCATCTTATATTATTAATTTTATCAGGCATAGCGATAGTGCGGATATTGTCGTAGGTTCAAGATATATGAAGAAACACAGTCTGGCAACATGGAATGTTTTTAGAAAATTTCTTACCAATCTAGGTCATTTCCTGACTGTTAATTTATTGGACATGCCCTATGATGCAAGCGGTGCTTTCCGATTGTATTGCTTAAAAAGAATCGACAGAAAACTTTTTTCTCTTATTCAGTCAAACGGTTATTCTTTCTTTTTTGAAAGTCTTTTCATATTGCATTTTAACAGGAAAAAGGTAGCTGAAATTCCTATCGAACTTCCTGCGAGAACATACGGAACATCCAAAATGAACTATAAGGATGTTTGGAAGAGTTTTGTGTTTCTTTCGCAGTTATTTTTTAGAAAATCATTTGATAAAAAATCTCTATACACTCCATGA
- a CDS encoding class I SAM-dependent methyltransferase, with translation MTTHAGKEKEIEQDWDIYWADKDKPGNAVYDFLAGIYRRLIVKNILNHFIKKYFSKGINVLHAGCGSGQVDADIAGYINITALDISANALKIYKSIHGTDCKTVQGNIFSLPFENDSFDGLYNLGVLEHFTQEEIKQILIECKRVIKPGGKIIILWPPTFGFTVFILDSAHFILNKIFRMNIKLHPDEITRVRSRKHAIQTFESAGFKMLEYYFGIRDIFTQAVVVAKK, from the coding sequence ATGACAACACACGCAGGAAAAGAAAAAGAAATAGAGCAAGACTGGGATATTTACTGGGCGGATAAAGACAAGCCGGGAAATGCTGTTTATGATTTTCTTGCTGGAATATACCGCAGACTCATTGTCAAAAATATTTTAAATCATTTTATTAAAAAATATTTTTCAAAAGGAATTAATGTTCTGCATGCTGGCTGCGGAAGCGGGCAGGTGGATGCTGATATTGCCGGGTATATTAACATTACTGCTTTGGATATTTCCGCAAACGCGTTGAAAATTTATAAGAGCATTCATGGAACTGATTGTAAAACAGTGCAGGGCAATATTTTCTCTTTGCCATTTGAAAATGATTCTTTTGACGGCTTGTATAATTTAGGTGTGCTTGAGCATTTTACGCAAGAAGAGATAAAACAGATTTTAATAGAATGCAAGCGCGTGATAAAACCCGGAGGTAAAATAATTATTCTATGGCCTCCCACATTTGGCTTTACCGTATTTATACTGGACAGTGCGCATTTTATTCTGAATAAGATTTTCAGAATGAATATTAAACTCCATCCTGACGAAATTACACGTGTGAGATCGCGCAAGCATGCAATACAAACTTTTGAAAGCGCTGGTTTTAAAATGCTTGAATATTATTTTGGAATAAGAGATATTTTCACGCAGGCAGTTGTTGTAGCTAAAAAATAG
- a CDS encoding NAD(P)-dependent oxidoreductase → MILVTGATGFIGREFIRQLSEKTNKKNILCLVYDICDSELERAGRKNLDDLGITYLPIDLVSGRGMEKIPKSPDTIFHLASVTITASRDHRVNDVGTKNLIDAIQPIKPAMNFIYTSTICVNDMRKDFSAPVTESMETPVHPANLYGRKKLIAENFLRKSASENKFSLSIIRVTGVYGVGARKNGLFDSVEQLVKKKSLLMRVNWPGKISIIHVNDMAAFIYGVSEKQPTPSSCEVYIPSIEAITLQEMSKIVHSVLCIDYKEFRLPNFFWSICRFFARNKNVIEYIMPHKLYDRFWQACLLVNNEFWNQSEKIYSVIDGWKPMKYAEYFNQKNKK, encoded by the coding sequence ATGATACTCGTAACAGGCGCAACCGGATTTATCGGAAGGGAATTTATTCGGCAACTGTCAGAAAAAACAAATAAGAAAAATATTCTATGTCTTGTATATGATATTTGTGACAGTGAACTTGAGCGCGCAGGTAGAAAAAATCTAGATGATTTAGGAATTACTTATTTGCCGATTGATCTGGTGTCTGGAAGAGGAATGGAAAAAATACCGAAATCGCCCGACACGATATTTCATCTGGCATCCGTCACCATCACTGCGTCAAGAGATCACAGGGTAAATGATGTGGGCACTAAAAATCTGATTGATGCGATTCAGCCTATAAAACCCGCTATGAATTTTATTTATACGAGCACGATTTGTGTAAATGACATGCGAAAAGATTTTTCTGCTCCTGTTACAGAGTCAATGGAAACGCCTGTTCATCCGGCAAATCTTTATGGTAGAAAAAAACTGATAGCGGAAAATTTTCTCAGGAAGTCTGCTTCTGAAAACAAATTTTCATTATCCATTATCCGTGTAACCGGAGTTTATGGTGTTGGTGCAAGAAAGAACGGATTGTTTGATAGTGTGGAACAGTTGGTTAAAAAAAAATCTTTGCTTATGAGGGTAAATTGGCCTGGTAAAATCAGTATCATTCATGTAAATGACATGGCTGCATTTATTTATGGTGTATCTGAAAAGCAGCCGACACCTTCCTCCTGCGAAGTATACATTCCTTCCATAGAAGCAATAACTTTGCAAGAAATGAGCAAAATAGTGCATAGTGTTTTGTGTATTGATTACAAAGAATTTCGTTTACCGAATTTTTTCTGGAGCATCTGCCGTTTCTTTGCCCGAAATAAAAATGTAATTGAATACATTATGCCGCATAAATTGTATGATCGCTTCTGGCAAGCATGTTTGCTTGTAAATAATGAATTCTGGAATCAATCCGAAAAAATATATTCCGTTATTGATGGTTGGAAGCCGATGAAATATGCTGAATACTTTAATCAAAAGAATAAAAAATAA
- a CDS encoding acyltransferase has translation MKSIFVHFFELYIGGFLRLMPGVGGLFFRGLFYKMLFSASGKKLIIYPNVYIIFSHKISVGDRVAINVGTYLEGRGGIKMGNNILIGPNVVFATAGHGNSRTDIPMFQQPVTLGEIVIEDDVWIGANVVINMGVTIHKGCIIAAGSVVTKDVPPYSVYGGVPAKFISNRKDNPELKNESEGKLS, from the coding sequence ATGAAAAGCATCTTCGTACATTTTTTTGAATTATACATAGGAGGTTTTTTGAGACTGATGCCAGGTGTTGGCGGATTGTTTTTCCGCGGATTGTTTTACAAGATGCTTTTTTCTGCTTCCGGAAAAAAACTCATCATCTATCCGAATGTCTATATTATTTTTTCTCATAAAATTTCTGTGGGAGACAGAGTGGCGATTAATGTGGGAACATATCTTGAGGGCAGAGGAGGAATCAAAATGGGAAATAATATATTGATAGGACCGAATGTGGTTTTTGCAACGGCTGGTCACGGGAATTCCCGAACAGATATTCCGATGTTTCAGCAGCCGGTAACGCTTGGTGAGATTGTGATTGAAGACGATGTTTGGATAGGTGCCAATGTGGTAATCAACATGGGAGTGACCATTCATAAAGGATGTATCATTGCAGCAGGTTCGGTGGTTACGAAAGATGTTCCTCCTTATTCTGTATATGGCGGTGTGCCGGCAAAATTTATTTCTAACAGAAAGGATAACCCGGAATTAAAAAATGAAAGCGAAGGAAAACTCTCCTGA